Proteins found in one Aethina tumida isolate Nest 87 chromosome 1, icAetTumi1.1, whole genome shotgun sequence genomic segment:
- the LOC109600357 gene encoding uncharacterized protein LOC109600357 isoform X1, translating into MILIKNVRLVTRLCRSSGLVGTAPQRVTRHKSDVARKMSSTNVFQGELDRFNGVTVKSDKENDNGDLGHKLHESLNTWRKEGKRGIWFKVNLAQSDWVPVLAKHGFKFHHAKEDYVMMYNWLPTNEVCNIPHYAHTMIGVGAVVINDANQILVVSEKYFVGDKPLWKLPGGYVEPGENLVDAAIREVFEETNIKTTFETVLTFRHTHHVMYDCSDIYTVVSLKPTTYDIAKCEREILDCKWMNVDQYLEHPKVHELNRFFVQKYLEYKKNDLKIDCFHGFHMIVNKPYTIYHVMSRNDKDEKVEKEQHEEKEIGNSSTEGTK; encoded by the exons atgatccTGATAAAAAATGTCCGACTGGTCACTAGATTATGTCGTTCAAGTGGTTTAGTGGGAACGGCACCGCAACGCGTCACGCGACA CAAATCCGACGTTGCGAGGAAAATGAGCTCCACCAACGTTTTCCAGGGTGAGTTGGACCGATTCAACGGTGTCACTGTTAAATCTGACAAGGAAAATGACAATGGGGATTTAGGACACAAACTGCACG aatcacTTAACACATGGCGAAAGGAAGGCAAAAGAGGTATTTGGTTTAAAGTAAATCTGGCCCAATCCGACTGGGTTCCAGTTCTGGCCAAG CATGGTTTTAAATTCCATCATGCCAAAGAAGATTATGTGATGATGTACAATTGGCTTCCAACAAACGAAGTCTGCAACATTCCGCATTATGCGCACACAATGATTGGAGTTGGAGCTGTGGTCATAAACGACGCCAACCAAATTTTAGTCGTAAGcgagaaatattttgttggagATAAACCCCTGTGGAAACTACCTGGTGGTTACGTTGAACCAG GTGAGAATTTGGTGGATGCAGCAATACGAGAAGTCTTTGAAGAAACCAATATCAAAACAACATTCGAAACAGTCCTGACTTTCAGACATACCCACCACGTGATGTATGACTGTTCAGACATTTATACAGTGGTGAGCCTCAAGCCGACCACCTACGACATCGCCAAATGCGAAAGAGAAATCCTCGACTGCAAATGGATGAACGTTGACCAATACCTGGAACACCCAAAAGTGCATGAATTAAACAGATTCTTCGTACAAAAGTACTTAGAGTATAAAaagaatgatttaaaaattgattgctTCCACGGTTTTCATATGATTGTTAATAAGCCGTATACCATTTACCACGTTATGTCTAGAAATGATAAAGATGAAAAAGTGGAGAAAGAGCAACATGAGGAAAAAGAGATTGGTAATAGTTCTACAGAAGGAACGAAgtaa
- the LOC126264407 gene encoding glyoxylate reductase/hydroxypyruvate reductase-like, with amino-acid sequence MLGQDIAGSTVGIIGLGGIGQTIVKRLKAFNVGQFLYTGHREKPEGKDLDAKFVDLETLNRQSDYIIISCPLNDETRGCINKDFLSKTKQTAVLVNVSRGEIVDQEALIEALKEGNLFAAGLDVMTPEPLPANHELLRLPNVVLMPHLGSATRQTRDAMASLTAKNILRGLNGEKLLTPVC; translated from the exons ATGTTAGGACAAGATATTGCGGGATCTACAGTTGGTATCATCGGACTGGGAGGAATTGGACAAACCATAGTAAAAAGACTCAAGGCTTTTAACGTTGGTCAGTTTTTATATACAGGTCACAGGGAAAAGCCTGAAGGCAAAGACTTGGATGCCAAATTCGTCGATCTGGAAACATTGAATAGACAGAgcgattatataataatatcttgTCCGTTAAATGATGAAACGAGAGGATgcataaataaagattttttgagTAAGACCAAACAAACAGCAGTTTTGGTGAACGTGAGCAGAGGAGAAATCGTGGATCAAGAAGCTCTGATTGAAGCTCTGAAGGAGGGCAATCTTTTTGCAGCAGGTTTGGATGTTATGACACCGGAACCTTTGCCTGCTAATCACGAACTACTTCGACTCCCGAATGTTG TTTTGATGCCGCATTTGGGAAGTGCCACGAGACAAACTAGAGACGCGATGGCGTCATTGAccgctaaaaatattttgcgaGGTTTGAATGGAGAGAAACTATTAACACCAGTATGttga
- the LOC109600352 gene encoding sodium-dependent nutrient amino acid transporter 1 isoform X2, with protein sequence MDSKMDGTYINKGFNEDEDDIKKPYEMQDRSNTNSTIPIEDNTNEDENKDDRQTWGNSIEFLMSCIAMNVGLGNIWRFPFVAYENGGGAFLIPYILVLIFLGRPMYYLEMCLGQFSSRGNVKMFQSLAPILRGVGFGQLIGTICVATYYCCLIAISCFYLVQSFKSDLPWAECNERWKNTSFLQKYECVPSNQNVNTTNNNTMSSAELFFRIDVLKETTSIEDGIGAPDWELTICLAISWLMTFAVCAKGIQSSGKASYFLAIFPFVILLALLVRAVTLEGATDGILYFITPQWDQLKNANVWYNAVTQCFFSLNIGFGSVTMYASYNRFRHNVYRDAMVVTTLDTCTSLLSGTIIFGILGNLAFKMNQPVTSVVKSGGTGLAFISYPEAIARFESVPWLFSILFFLMLIILGIGSLVALQGCAFTVIMDEFPYLKIWHVSLGTGILGFIIGLVYITPGGQYIFTMVDFFGGTFIFFILNIVEIGSVIWWYGLSNICLDIEFMLKRRPGAYFRICWGLLVPIILIFVLFYFLITLDDLTYEGNSYPNYIIVWGWVLLGFGIIQPVLWFISGLIRNSREKSCGEAVRDMLEHKGWGPKDLNKFRSWQDFKLKMEQIHQLKNRNWFMDKLGLLVDR encoded by the exons atggatTCAAAAATGGAT GGCACCTACATTAACAAAGGATTTAACGAAGATGAAGACGATATCAAGAAGCCGTACGAGATGCAAGATAGATCAAACACCAAT tCCACAATACCTATTGAAGACAACACAAACGAAGATGAGAATAAGGATGATCGACAAACTTGGGGCAACAGCATTGAGTTTTTGATGTCTTGTATCGCCATGAACGTTGGTTTAGGGAATATTTGGAGATTTCCTTTTGTTGCATACGAAAATGGTGGAGGAGCCTTTTTAATCCCTTACATCcttgttttaatattcctCGGAAGACCTATGTACTATTTGGAGATGTGCCTAGGACAATTTTCTAGCAGGGgcaatgttaaaatgtttcagAGTCTTGCGCCAATATTGAGAG gTGTTGGATTTGGTCAATTAATTGGAACAATATGTGTAGCAACTTATTATTGTTGTCTGATAGCAATAAGTTGTTTCTATTTGGTTCAATCCTTCAAGTCCGACTTACCATGGGCGGAATGTAACGAAAGATGGAAGAACACCAGCTTCTTACAAAAATACGAGTGTGTTCCCTCAAACCAAAATGTTAATACAACCAATAATAATACCATGAGTTCAGCTGAATTATTTTTcag GATAGATGTTCTGAAGGAAACGACCTCAATAGAAGATGGAATTGGTGCACCAGATTGGGAGTTAACAATTTGCTTGGCCATATCTTGGTTAATGACCTTTGCAGTTTGTGCAAAGGGAATTCAATCATCGGGCAAAGCTTCATATTTCCTAGCTATTTTTCCTTTCGTCATCCTCTTAGCTCTATTAGTTAGGGCTGTTACTTTAGAAGGAGCAACCGatggaattttatattttattactccgCAGTGGGACCAATTGAAAAATGCAAAT GTTTGGTACAATGCGGTCACACAATGTTTCTTTTCATTGAATATTGGATTCGGATCTGTAACTATGTACGCTTCATATAACAGGTTTAGACATAACGTCTATag ggATGCAATGGTGGTGACTACGTTGGACACTTGCACATCCCTTCTATCAGGAACTATAATCTTCGGAATTTTAGGAAACTTGGcatttaaaatgaatcaaCCAGTAACTTCAGTAGTAAAATCTGGAGGTACTGGACTCGCTTTTATTTCTTACCCGGAAGCCATTGCTCGATTTGAATCTGTTCCTTGG CTTTTCTCAATTTTGTTCTTTctcatgttaataattttgggaATTGGCAGTCTTGTTGCTCTTCAAGGTTGTGCCTTCACTGTGATAATGGACGAATttccttatttaaaaatctggcACGTTTCATTAGGAACTGGAATTTTAGGATTTATTATCGGATTAGTTTATATTACTCCA GGCGGgcaatacatttttacaatggTGGATTTCTTTGGTGGAACATTtatctttttcattttaaacattgtgGAAATAGGTTCAGTTATATGGTGGTATG gCTTAAGCAATATTTGCTTAGATATTGAGTTTATGTTAAAAAGAAGACCTGGTGCCTACTTTAGAATCTGCTGGGGTCTCTTAGTAcccattatattaatttttgttctcTTTTACTTCTTGATAACTTTGGATGATTTAACTTATGAGGGAAATTCATatccaaattatattattg tttggGGTTGGGTTCTCCTGGGATTTGGAATTATCCAGCCAGTTTTGTGGTTTATAAGTGGTCTAATAAGGAATTCAAGAGAAAAAAGTTGTGGAGAG GCTGTGAGAGATATGCTCGAGCATAAAGGTTGGGGACCTAAAGActtgaacaagtttagaagctGGCAAGATTTTAAACTCAAAATGGAACAGATCCATCAgttgaaaaatagaaattggTTCATGGATAAACTAGGATTGCTGGTTGACAGATGA
- the LOC109600357 gene encoding uncharacterized protein LOC109600357 isoform X2: MSFKWFSGNGTATRHATVCKSDVARKMSSTNVFQGELDRFNGVTVKSDKENDNGDLGHKLHESLNTWRKEGKRGIWFKVNLAQSDWVPVLAKHGFKFHHAKEDYVMMYNWLPTNEVCNIPHYAHTMIGVGAVVINDANQILVVSEKYFVGDKPLWKLPGGYVEPGENLVDAAIREVFEETNIKTTFETVLTFRHTHHVMYDCSDIYTVVSLKPTTYDIAKCEREILDCKWMNVDQYLEHPKVHELNRFFVQKYLEYKKNDLKIDCFHGFHMIVNKPYTIYHVMSRNDKDEKVEKEQHEEKEIGNSSTEGTK; the protein is encoded by the exons ATGTCGTTCAAGTGGTTTAGTGGGAACGGCACCGCAACGCGTCACGCGACAGTATG CAAATCCGACGTTGCGAGGAAAATGAGCTCCACCAACGTTTTCCAGGGTGAGTTGGACCGATTCAACGGTGTCACTGTTAAATCTGACAAGGAAAATGACAATGGGGATTTAGGACACAAACTGCACG aatcacTTAACACATGGCGAAAGGAAGGCAAAAGAGGTATTTGGTTTAAAGTAAATCTGGCCCAATCCGACTGGGTTCCAGTTCTGGCCAAG CATGGTTTTAAATTCCATCATGCCAAAGAAGATTATGTGATGATGTACAATTGGCTTCCAACAAACGAAGTCTGCAACATTCCGCATTATGCGCACACAATGATTGGAGTTGGAGCTGTGGTCATAAACGACGCCAACCAAATTTTAGTCGTAAGcgagaaatattttgttggagATAAACCCCTGTGGAAACTACCTGGTGGTTACGTTGAACCAG GTGAGAATTTGGTGGATGCAGCAATACGAGAAGTCTTTGAAGAAACCAATATCAAAACAACATTCGAAACAGTCCTGACTTTCAGACATACCCACCACGTGATGTATGACTGTTCAGACATTTATACAGTGGTGAGCCTCAAGCCGACCACCTACGACATCGCCAAATGCGAAAGAGAAATCCTCGACTGCAAATGGATGAACGTTGACCAATACCTGGAACACCCAAAAGTGCATGAATTAAACAGATTCTTCGTACAAAAGTACTTAGAGTATAAAaagaatgatttaaaaattgattgctTCCACGGTTTTCATATGATTGTTAATAAGCCGTATACCATTTACCACGTTATGTCTAGAAATGATAAAGATGAAAAAGTGGAGAAAGAGCAACATGAGGAAAAAGAGATTGGTAATAGTTCTACAGAAGGAACGAAgtaa
- the LOC109600358 gene encoding glyoxylate reductase/hydroxypyruvate reductase isoform X1, producing MWTNICLILYLSTFIQCSPKRPKVLMTDPGIPEIAYDILEKKCDLIKVEKGTKEEILEKIKGVDALFWAMGLKLDAEILDAAGPQMKTVATMSAGYDHIDISELKKRGIKLGNTRGVLSDAVADTAILLALGASRRLHEGRLKIDNGEWTPGIQWMLGTDIKDSTVGIIGLGSIGTEIAKRVKPFGVKTILYTSRTEKDGAKSLGAKFVNLEKLNKESDFIFVAVPLTNETRGLIGKDFFSKTKKNAVFVNIARGEVVDQEALIDALRTGKIFAAGLDVVYPEPLPKDHDLLKLPNVVIMPHLGSATVETKKAMAELTALNILRGLGGEEMFTPVV from the exons ATGTGGACAAACATAT GTTTGATTTTGTACCTTTCGACATTCATCCAATGCTCTCCAAAGAGACCTAAAGTATTGATGACTGATCCAGGCATTCCAGAAATTGCGTATGATATATTGGAGAAAAA atgtgatttaataaaagtagaaAAAGGCACCAAAGAAGAAATTTTGGAAAAGATTAAAGGAGTGGATGCGCTATTTTGGGCAATGGGACTAAAATTAGATGCGGAAATTCTAGATGCTGCAG GTCCACAAATGAAGACTGTGGCAACAATGTCTGCTGGTTATGACCACATTGACATTAGTGAACTGAAAAAGCGGGGAATAAAATTAGGCAATACCAGAGGTGTACTCAGTGATGCCGTTGCTGATACTGCAATTCTTCTTGCACTCGGTGCTTCAAGAAGGCTTCATGAAGGAAGGCTAAAAATCGACAA cggTGAATGGACTCCAGGAATTCAATGGATGCTCGGAACAGACATCAAAGATTCGACCGTCGGTATTATCGGTCTGGGAAGTATCGGAACAGAAATCGCTAAACGTGTTAAACCATTTGGAgtcaaaacaattttgtataccaGCAGGACTGAAAAGGACGGAGCTAAATCTTTAGGAGCCAAATTTGTGAACCTCGAAAAACTTAACAAAGAGAGCGACTTCATTTTCGTAGCAGTACCGCTGACAAACGAAACTAGAGGTTTGATCGGCAAAGATTTCTTTAGCAAGACCAAAAAGAACGCAGTGTTCGTAAATATTGCCAGAGGCGAAGTCGTTGATCAAGAAGCGCTGATTGATGCTTTGAGAACTGGTAAAATTTTTGCTGCTGGTTTGGACGTCGTTTACCCTGAACCGTTACCAAAAGATCATGACCTACTTAAACTGCCCAATGTTG TAATAATGCCACATTTGGGTAGCGCAACCGTGGAAACAAAGAAAGCAATGGCGGAGTTGACTGCCCTCAATATTTTGAGGGGACTTGGCGGAGAGGAAATGTTTACACCTGTTGTTTAA
- the LOC109600358 gene encoding glyoxylate reductase/hydroxypyruvate reductase isoform X2 produces the protein MTDPGIPEIAYDILEKKCDLIKVEKGTKEEILEKIKGVDALFWAMGLKLDAEILDAAGPQMKTVATMSAGYDHIDISELKKRGIKLGNTRGVLSDAVADTAILLALGASRRLHEGRLKIDNGEWTPGIQWMLGTDIKDSTVGIIGLGSIGTEIAKRVKPFGVKTILYTSRTEKDGAKSLGAKFVNLEKLNKESDFIFVAVPLTNETRGLIGKDFFSKTKKNAVFVNIARGEVVDQEALIDALRTGKIFAAGLDVVYPEPLPKDHDLLKLPNVVIMPHLGSATVETKKAMAELTALNILRGLGGEEMFTPVV, from the exons ATGACTGATCCAGGCATTCCAGAAATTGCGTATGATATATTGGAGAAAAA atgtgatttaataaaagtagaaAAAGGCACCAAAGAAGAAATTTTGGAAAAGATTAAAGGAGTGGATGCGCTATTTTGGGCAATGGGACTAAAATTAGATGCGGAAATTCTAGATGCTGCAG GTCCACAAATGAAGACTGTGGCAACAATGTCTGCTGGTTATGACCACATTGACATTAGTGAACTGAAAAAGCGGGGAATAAAATTAGGCAATACCAGAGGTGTACTCAGTGATGCCGTTGCTGATACTGCAATTCTTCTTGCACTCGGTGCTTCAAGAAGGCTTCATGAAGGAAGGCTAAAAATCGACAA cggTGAATGGACTCCAGGAATTCAATGGATGCTCGGAACAGACATCAAAGATTCGACCGTCGGTATTATCGGTCTGGGAAGTATCGGAACAGAAATCGCTAAACGTGTTAAACCATTTGGAgtcaaaacaattttgtataccaGCAGGACTGAAAAGGACGGAGCTAAATCTTTAGGAGCCAAATTTGTGAACCTCGAAAAACTTAACAAAGAGAGCGACTTCATTTTCGTAGCAGTACCGCTGACAAACGAAACTAGAGGTTTGATCGGCAAAGATTTCTTTAGCAAGACCAAAAAGAACGCAGTGTTCGTAAATATTGCCAGAGGCGAAGTCGTTGATCAAGAAGCGCTGATTGATGCTTTGAGAACTGGTAAAATTTTTGCTGCTGGTTTGGACGTCGTTTACCCTGAACCGTTACCAAAAGATCATGACCTACTTAAACTGCCCAATGTTG TAATAATGCCACATTTGGGTAGCGCAACCGTGGAAACAAAGAAAGCAATGGCGGAGTTGACTGCCCTCAATATTTTGAGGGGACTTGGCGGAGAGGAAATGTTTACACCTGTTGTTTAA
- the LOC126264137 gene encoding glycerate dehydrogenase-like codes for MVRPKVLMTSSTIPDVAIKILEEKCDLVVAETKQEIVSKIKNVDAVFWASHLPLDGEIISAASCLKTVGTMSAGYNHIDVDGLRKRGITLGNTPNVLNDAVADVAVLLALAAARRAHEGLISIQK; via the exons ATGGTTAGGCCAAAAGTTTTAATGACGAGTTCAACCATTCCAGATGTGGCAATAAAAATCCTAGAAGAAAA GTGCGATTTGGTGGTAGCCGAAACCAAACAAGAAATTgtttccaaaataaaaaatgtcgatGCAGTCTTTTGGGCCAGTCATTTACCACTGGATGGAGAAATAATTTCTGCTGCTTCTTGTTTAAAAACCGTAGGAACTATGTCAGCTGGTTATAATCATATAGATGTAGACGGTTTAAGAAAACGAGGAATTACCTTAGGTAACACCCCAAACGTTCTCAACGATGCAGTTGCTGATGTTGCTGTATTATTGGCATTAGCTGCCGCCAGAAGAGCTCATGAAGGCCTGATTTCAATCCAAAAGTAA
- the LOC109600352 gene encoding sodium-dependent nutrient amino acid transporter 1 isoform X1 has protein sequence MSAVWSIEGTYINKGFNEDEDDIKKPYEMQDRSNTNSTIPIEDNTNEDENKDDRQTWGNSIEFLMSCIAMNVGLGNIWRFPFVAYENGGGAFLIPYILVLIFLGRPMYYLEMCLGQFSSRGNVKMFQSLAPILRGVGFGQLIGTICVATYYCCLIAISCFYLVQSFKSDLPWAECNERWKNTSFLQKYECVPSNQNVNTTNNNTMSSAELFFRIDVLKETTSIEDGIGAPDWELTICLAISWLMTFAVCAKGIQSSGKASYFLAIFPFVILLALLVRAVTLEGATDGILYFITPQWDQLKNANVWYNAVTQCFFSLNIGFGSVTMYASYNRFRHNVYRDAMVVTTLDTCTSLLSGTIIFGILGNLAFKMNQPVTSVVKSGGTGLAFISYPEAIARFESVPWLFSILFFLMLIILGIGSLVALQGCAFTVIMDEFPYLKIWHVSLGTGILGFIIGLVYITPGGQYIFTMVDFFGGTFIFFILNIVEIGSVIWWYGLSNICLDIEFMLKRRPGAYFRICWGLLVPIILIFVLFYFLITLDDLTYEGNSYPNYIIVWGWVLLGFGIIQPVLWFISGLIRNSREKSCGEAVRDMLEHKGWGPKDLNKFRSWQDFKLKMEQIHQLKNRNWFMDKLGLLVDR, from the exons ATGTCTGCTGTTTGGTCTATCGAG GGCACCTACATTAACAAAGGATTTAACGAAGATGAAGACGATATCAAGAAGCCGTACGAGATGCAAGATAGATCAAACACCAAT tCCACAATACCTATTGAAGACAACACAAACGAAGATGAGAATAAGGATGATCGACAAACTTGGGGCAACAGCATTGAGTTTTTGATGTCTTGTATCGCCATGAACGTTGGTTTAGGGAATATTTGGAGATTTCCTTTTGTTGCATACGAAAATGGTGGAGGAGCCTTTTTAATCCCTTACATCcttgttttaatattcctCGGAAGACCTATGTACTATTTGGAGATGTGCCTAGGACAATTTTCTAGCAGGGgcaatgttaaaatgtttcagAGTCTTGCGCCAATATTGAGAG gTGTTGGATTTGGTCAATTAATTGGAACAATATGTGTAGCAACTTATTATTGTTGTCTGATAGCAATAAGTTGTTTCTATTTGGTTCAATCCTTCAAGTCCGACTTACCATGGGCGGAATGTAACGAAAGATGGAAGAACACCAGCTTCTTACAAAAATACGAGTGTGTTCCCTCAAACCAAAATGTTAATACAACCAATAATAATACCATGAGTTCAGCTGAATTATTTTTcag GATAGATGTTCTGAAGGAAACGACCTCAATAGAAGATGGAATTGGTGCACCAGATTGGGAGTTAACAATTTGCTTGGCCATATCTTGGTTAATGACCTTTGCAGTTTGTGCAAAGGGAATTCAATCATCGGGCAAAGCTTCATATTTCCTAGCTATTTTTCCTTTCGTCATCCTCTTAGCTCTATTAGTTAGGGCTGTTACTTTAGAAGGAGCAACCGatggaattttatattttattactccgCAGTGGGACCAATTGAAAAATGCAAAT GTTTGGTACAATGCGGTCACACAATGTTTCTTTTCATTGAATATTGGATTCGGATCTGTAACTATGTACGCTTCATATAACAGGTTTAGACATAACGTCTATag ggATGCAATGGTGGTGACTACGTTGGACACTTGCACATCCCTTCTATCAGGAACTATAATCTTCGGAATTTTAGGAAACTTGGcatttaaaatgaatcaaCCAGTAACTTCAGTAGTAAAATCTGGAGGTACTGGACTCGCTTTTATTTCTTACCCGGAAGCCATTGCTCGATTTGAATCTGTTCCTTGG CTTTTCTCAATTTTGTTCTTTctcatgttaataattttgggaATTGGCAGTCTTGTTGCTCTTCAAGGTTGTGCCTTCACTGTGATAATGGACGAATttccttatttaaaaatctggcACGTTTCATTAGGAACTGGAATTTTAGGATTTATTATCGGATTAGTTTATATTACTCCA GGCGGgcaatacatttttacaatggTGGATTTCTTTGGTGGAACATTtatctttttcattttaaacattgtgGAAATAGGTTCAGTTATATGGTGGTATG gCTTAAGCAATATTTGCTTAGATATTGAGTTTATGTTAAAAAGAAGACCTGGTGCCTACTTTAGAATCTGCTGGGGTCTCTTAGTAcccattatattaatttttgttctcTTTTACTTCTTGATAACTTTGGATGATTTAACTTATGAGGGAAATTCATatccaaattatattattg tttggGGTTGGGTTCTCCTGGGATTTGGAATTATCCAGCCAGTTTTGTGGTTTATAAGTGGTCTAATAAGGAATTCAAGAGAAAAAAGTTGTGGAGAG GCTGTGAGAGATATGCTCGAGCATAAAGGTTGGGGACCTAAAGActtgaacaagtttagaagctGGCAAGATTTTAAACTCAAAATGGAACAGATCCATCAgttgaaaaatagaaattggTTCATGGATAAACTAGGATTGCTGGTTGACAGATGA